In Gimesia benthica, a single window of DNA contains:
- a CDS encoding Rho termination factor N-terminal domain-containing protein yields the protein MPTTWTQKDEKQYKKIRESALERGKSSSEAKEIAARTVNKQRRKEGRTPRETTQGTGNPHTRLEERTVDELYNLAKEHHIQGRSKLNKAELIEAIRDKR from the coding sequence ATGCCGACCACTTGGACACAAAAAGATGAAAAGCAGTACAAGAAAATCAGAGAGAGTGCCCTCGAGCGAGGTAAATCCAGTTCCGAGGCGAAAGAGATCGCCGCGCGCACAGTCAACAAGCAACGGCGGAAAGAGGGAAGAACGCCCCGGGAAACCACTCAGGGCACCGGCAATCCTCATACGCGTCTGGAAGAACGCACTGTAGATGAACTTTACAATCTCGCGAAAGAGCATCACATTCAAGGCCGCAGCAAGCTGAATAAAGCTGAGCTGATCGAAGCCATTCGTGACAAACGCTAG
- a CDS encoding class I SAM-dependent methyltransferase produces MDISRSPGEDTTSVTSTLPCFLRGFFENPLQVASCIPSSSYLQRKLSSLACLRSAKTVIELGPGTGETSKALLQAMPDQSKLLCVEVVEEFAASLQQNADPRLIVEIGSALDLESILKRNYFASADVIVSGIPFSVLSPEEGRTLMESIYQQLAPGGAFVTYQFRSSVCDLATEYFGPPEKRSMVLWNLPPLEIFVWKKTVLECHHISHNARPINA; encoded by the coding sequence ATGGATATTTCACGTTCGCCAGGTGAGGACACTACGTCGGTAACTTCGACTTTACCCTGTTTTCTGCGTGGCTTCTTCGAGAACCCGCTGCAGGTGGCCTCCTGTATTCCCAGTTCCAGTTACCTGCAACGCAAACTGAGCTCACTTGCCTGTCTGCGTTCCGCAAAAACCGTCATCGAACTCGGACCGGGAACCGGCGAGACGTCGAAGGCCCTGCTGCAGGCCATGCCTGATCAGTCCAAGTTGCTCTGTGTAGAAGTCGTTGAAGAATTCGCTGCATCGCTACAGCAGAACGCAGACCCACGTCTGATCGTCGAGATCGGATCCGCCCTTGATCTGGAATCCATTCTCAAGCGGAACTACTTTGCCTCGGCTGATGTCATCGTCTCGGGAATTCCATTCTCAGTCCTCTCGCCGGAGGAAGGTCGCACATTGATGGAATCCATCTATCAGCAGCTCGCCCCCGGCGGTGCCTTCGTGACTTACCAGTTCCGCAGCAGTGTCTGTGACCTGGCAACAGAATACTTCGGTCCTCCCGAGAAACGTTCGATGGTATTGTGGAATCTGCCACCCCTGGAGATCTTCGTCTGGAAAAAGACAGTACTGGAATGCCACCATATCAGTCACAACGCCAGACCGATCAATGCCTGA
- a CDS encoding fused DSP-PTPase phosphatase/NAD kinase-like protein — MRCFQTAPLLLMLCLATSPTTVWGDSKTESACRMLQLEELGQISPLHRSGQIYLAGQPGEEDFNLIQKAGVKTVVNLRPSRELKWDEAMYLKMLNLDYVQIPFRAPESLTPAVFDQCRKLLNDKSKQPLVLHCASANRVGAIWLAHRVLDDGLCFDAALAEAKQVGLKTPGYIEQARAYIAQQGKAE; from the coding sequence ATGCGATGCTTTCAAACCGCTCCACTGCTGCTGATGCTCTGCCTCGCAACTTCCCCGACGACTGTCTGGGGTGACTCCAAAACAGAATCAGCGTGCCGCATGCTGCAGTTGGAGGAACTGGGGCAGATCTCTCCCCTGCACCGTAGTGGTCAAATTTACCTCGCAGGTCAGCCGGGAGAAGAAGATTTCAATCTGATCCAGAAAGCGGGCGTCAAGACAGTGGTTAACCTGCGTCCTTCACGGGAGTTGAAATGGGACGAGGCGATGTACCTGAAGATGCTGAATCTGGATTACGTGCAGATTCCCTTTCGGGCTCCGGAATCATTAACGCCAGCGGTTTTTGACCAGTGCCGCAAACTGCTGAACGACAAATCGAAGCAGCCACTGGTTCTGCATTGTGCATCAGCCAACCGCGTGGGAGCAATCTGGCTGGCCCATCGTGTACTGGATGATGGCCTCTGCTTCGATGCCGCCCTCGCAGAAGCCAAACAGGTAGGGCTGAAAACCCCGGGCTACATCGAGCAGGCCAGAGCGTATATTGCCCAGCAAGGGAAAGCGGAGTAA
- a CDS encoding type 1 glutamine amidotransferase — protein MLQQLRYLLLQVRNSDDPMKQQEVNCFARSLDVDTSQIAVFDLLGGPLREVDLVSHDVVFIGGSGHYSAAGEGRWLEIALESLRVVHDLRKPTFASCWGFQAMARAMGGRVVHDLNRAEIGVHHVSLTAAGQADPIFGPAGDILQGLMGHEDTVVELPPGTELLASTDRVENQAYRFIDRPIYCTQFHPELDRESFLGRLNTYPEYVEKIAGLSLDEFRHSIHDTPETMALLKRFVQEIAPRHLNQT, from the coding sequence ATGCTGCAACAACTACGCTACCTCCTGTTACAGGTTCGCAATTCAGACGATCCGATGAAACAACAGGAAGTCAACTGTTTCGCCCGCTCCCTGGATGTCGACACCAGCCAGATCGCCGTCTTCGATCTGCTCGGCGGTCCACTCAGGGAAGTCGATCTCGTGTCTCATGATGTCGTCTTCATCGGCGGCAGTGGTCACTATTCCGCCGCAGGAGAAGGTCGCTGGCTGGAGATCGCCCTGGAAAGTCTGCGAGTCGTGCACGATCTCCGTAAACCCACGTTCGCTTCCTGCTGGGGATTCCAGGCAATGGCCCGCGCCATGGGAGGCCGTGTGGTCCACGATCTCAACCGAGCCGAAATCGGCGTTCATCACGTCAGTCTGACGGCTGCCGGTCAGGCTGATCCCATCTTCGGCCCCGCAGGCGATATTCTGCAAGGTCTGATGGGGCATGAAGATACGGTCGTTGAACTTCCGCCGGGAACCGAACTGCTGGCCTCGACAGATCGCGTGGAAAATCAGGCGTATCGTTTTATCGATCGCCCCATTTACTGCACTCAGTTCCATCCCGAACTCGACCGGGAATCGTTCCTGGGCCGCCTCAATACCTACCCCGAATATGTCGAAAAAATCGCCGGCCTCTCCCTCGACGAGTTCCGCCACTCGATTCACGATACACCCGAAACCATGGCTCTGTTAAAACGTTTCGTGCAGGAGATCGCCCCCCGGCATCTGAACCAGACCTGA
- a CDS encoding glycosyltransferase family 4 protein, with product MTPPPDKKLHVAIITSGGAGMFCGACMHDNTWTKAMMLQGAEATLVPTYTPIRVDEENMTGSPVFLGGINVYLNYRSRIWRALPRFLKHWLDTPWIINFATSFGVSNDAHELGALTVNLLEGDQGAEGVEIEELARFLGETLKPDVICLSNALLSGTIKAIKQHFKGPLFCILQGDDVFLEELGEPYRSRSLELIRSNVQQLDGVLVHSDYYRDFMSAYLDVPVDHFHKVLLGINLDGYDGTPETSVDEPFTIGFFARICKEKGLQNAVEAFKIFHERHPDSRLLVGGFLGKENEAWFKETTAPLDELQDAYRYWGSPASHEEKVDFYKSLSVLSVPTDYQEPKGIFVLEALANGVPVVQPAHGAFPELIEQIAGGLLVPPGDTLALVEAWERLYQDKDYRKQLAQQGYERVRQYFNSELMATESLQFFRDRLAAVTPAENPR from the coding sequence ATGACCCCACCGCCAGACAAGAAACTGCATGTCGCCATCATCACCTCCGGAGGAGCAGGGATGTTCTGTGGCGCATGCATGCACGACAACACCTGGACCAAAGCCATGATGCTGCAGGGGGCTGAAGCAACCCTCGTCCCCACCTACACTCCCATTCGCGTCGACGAAGAAAACATGACTGGATCACCGGTCTTCCTGGGAGGCATCAACGTCTATCTGAATTATCGCTCCCGCATCTGGCGTGCTCTGCCCCGCTTCCTCAAGCACTGGCTGGATACACCCTGGATCATTAATTTCGCGACCAGCTTCGGCGTCAGTAACGACGCCCATGAACTGGGGGCTCTGACCGTCAATCTGCTGGAAGGAGATCAGGGAGCCGAAGGAGTCGAAATTGAAGAACTCGCCCGATTTCTGGGAGAGACGCTCAAACCCGATGTCATCTGCCTCAGCAACGCCCTGCTCTCGGGGACCATCAAAGCCATTAAGCAGCATTTCAAGGGACCTCTGTTCTGCATTCTCCAGGGGGATGATGTCTTTCTGGAAGAACTCGGAGAACCTTACCGCAGTCGTTCGCTGGAACTGATCCGCTCGAACGTGCAACAGCTGGACGGCGTTCTCGTACACAGCGATTACTACCGCGATTTCATGTCTGCTTACCTGGACGTGCCCGTCGACCATTTCCACAAAGTCCTGCTCGGCATCAATCTGGATGGCTATGACGGCACGCCGGAGACCAGCGTCGACGAGCCTTTCACCATCGGTTTCTTTGCCCGCATCTGTAAAGAAAAAGGTCTGCAAAACGCCGTCGAAGCCTTCAAGATCTTCCACGAACGACACCCCGACAGCCGCCTGCTGGTGGGGGGCTTCCTGGGTAAAGAAAACGAAGCCTGGTTCAAGGAGACCACCGCGCCCCTGGATGAACTTCAGGATGCCTACCGTTACTGGGGCAGCCCCGCTTCGCACGAGGAAAAAGTCGACTTCTACAAAAGCCTCTCCGTCCTCTCCGTGCCGACCGACTACCAGGAACCCAAGGGGATCTTCGTGCTGGAAGCTTTGGCGAACGGCGTCCCCGTCGTCCAGCCCGCCCATGGTGCCTTTCCGGAATTGATCGAACAGATCGCCGGCGGACTGCTCGTGCCCCCGGGCGATACCCTGGCACTCGTCGAAGCCTGGGAACGTCTGTACCAGGACAAGGATTACCGTAAACAACTGGCACAACAGGGGTACGAACGCGTCCGCCAGTACTTCAACTCCGAGCTGATGGCCACCGAAAGCCTGCAGTTTTTCCGCGATCGCCTCGCCGCTGTAACTCCCGCCGAGAACCCGCGCTAA
- a CDS encoding 2,3-bisphosphoglycerate-independent phosphoglycerate mutase, producing MADLHALMKKLQKKNDSKIVLLVSDGLGGLPLEPGGKTELETANTPNLDELAKNGTLGRSIPVLPGITPGSGPGHLGLFGYDPLQFNIGRGVLEALGIDFELGPDDVAIRGNFCTLDDDGNITDRRAGRIASDIGVELCKKLDQIEIPGVEVFVRPVKEYRLVIVLRAKGLGGDIKDTDPQKTGVPPLEPVGQNEASQKTAEICKEFLRQAGEILKDDRPANLLTMRGIAKMPEIPTFEEVYGTRAAAIAVYPMYRGLARLVSMDVKDAGQTLESQMDCLEKIWDDYDFFFVHYKYTDSTGEDGNFAAKVAKTEEVDSCIPRIKALKPDVLIVTGDHSTPSKMKSHSWHPVPVLLSAENARFDGCQSFGESECIKGGLGQFEAKYLMSMAMAHAGRLEKYGA from the coding sequence ATGGCTGATTTGCATGCGTTAATGAAAAAACTGCAGAAGAAAAATGATTCCAAGATCGTCCTGCTCGTCTCTGACGGACTGGGCGGACTCCCCCTGGAACCGGGCGGAAAAACCGAACTGGAAACAGCCAACACCCCCAACCTCGACGAACTGGCCAAAAACGGAACCCTGGGACGCAGCATTCCCGTGCTCCCCGGCATCACTCCCGGGAGTGGCCCCGGTCACCTTGGACTGTTCGGCTACGATCCGCTGCAGTTCAACATCGGTCGCGGTGTACTCGAAGCTCTGGGCATCGATTTTGAACTCGGTCCCGATGACGTCGCCATCCGTGGCAACTTCTGTACGCTCGACGATGATGGCAACATCACCGACCGTCGTGCCGGCCGCATCGCCAGCGATATCGGCGTTGAACTCTGCAAGAAACTCGATCAGATCGAAATCCCCGGCGTCGAAGTTTTCGTCCGTCCCGTGAAAGAATACCGTCTGGTGATCGTGCTGCGGGCCAAAGGCCTGGGCGGCGACATCAAGGATACCGATCCTCAGAAAACCGGCGTACCTCCTCTCGAACCGGTCGGACAGAACGAAGCCTCTCAGAAGACCGCCGAGATCTGTAAGGAATTCCTGAGGCAGGCTGGCGAGATCCTCAAAGACGATCGTCCTGCCAACCTGCTCACCATGCGGGGCATCGCCAAGATGCCGGAGATCCCCACCTTCGAAGAAGTCTACGGCACTCGTGCCGCTGCCATCGCCGTCTATCCGATGTACCGTGGACTGGCCCGCCTGGTCAGCATGGACGTCAAAGATGCCGGCCAGACCCTTGAATCGCAGATGGACTGCCTCGAAAAGATCTGGGACGATTACGACTTCTTCTTCGTGCACTACAAGTACACCGACTCCACCGGCGAAGATGGTAACTTCGCTGCCAAGGTCGCCAAGACCGAAGAAGTCGATTCCTGCATCCCCCGCATCAAGGCACTCAAGCCCGATGTGCTCATCGTCACCGGCGACCACAGTACACCGTCCAAAATGAAATCGCACAGCTGGCACCCCGTACCCGTGCTGCTGTCTGCGGAAAACGCCCGCTTCGACGGCTGCCAGAGTTTCGGTGAATCTGAGTGCATCAAAGGTGGACTGGGACAGTTCGAAGCCAAGTACCTGATGTCCATGGCGATGGCGCACGCCGGTCGCCTGGAAAAATATGGTGCCTGA
- a CDS encoding MotA/TolQ/ExbB proton channel family protein, giving the protein MSQYLSQLSGLSTFIIILACGAHLFFFFVLWVWSRRDLRGIASSLDDFTRGLKHRSLLDSTGHLSDQIEAFLADVNETIEPGANPADRKVLSERVHILDEKRRYLNSHFFETCYNICRTMIEAYPLAGVLGTILAMGAALQANTGAENGSAISSIVSHFGDAIWSTFAGLAAAILLMFINSILETSFLGLVENRQHVRDTVVCAKRELAFAEGSAAKS; this is encoded by the coding sequence ATGTCGCAGTACTTAAGCCAGCTTTCAGGACTCTCCACCTTCATCATTATTCTGGCCTGTGGAGCACACCTGTTCTTCTTTTTCGTACTCTGGGTCTGGTCCCGCCGCGACCTGCGAGGCATCGCTTCATCCCTGGATGACTTCACCCGTGGCCTCAAGCACCGCAGCCTGCTCGATTCTACCGGTCACCTCTCCGATCAGATCGAAGCCTTTCTCGCAGACGTCAACGAAACCATTGAACCAGGCGCCAACCCGGCCGACCGCAAGGTGCTCTCCGAACGCGTGCATATTCTCGATGAAAAACGCCGCTATCTTAATTCCCACTTCTTCGAGACCTGCTACAACATCTGTCGCACGATGATCGAAGCCTACCCCCTCGCCGGGGTCCTGGGGACGATCCTCGCCATGGGCGCGGCTCTGCAGGCAAATACCGGTGCCGAAAACGGCTCCGCCATCAGTTCCATCGTCAGTCACTTCGGCGATGCCATCTGGTCCACATTCGCCGGTCTGGCTGCTGCCATTCTGCTGATGTTTATCAACAGTATCCTCGAAACCTCGTTTCTCGGTCTGGTCGAAAACCGGCAGCATGTCCGCGATACCGTAGTCTGCGCCAAACGGGAGCTGGCATTCGCAGAGGGGAGTGCCGCGAAATCATGA
- a CDS encoding glycine C-acetyltransferase, with the protein MYGSIKQELEKTLAEIKDAGLYKSERIITTPQDAHIRVAAGEPVLNMCANNYLGLAEHPEVIAAAHEGLDQWGYGLSSVRFICGTQSIHKDLEQKLSTFLGTEDTILYTSCFDANGGLFETLLTKEDAIISDELNHASIIDGVRLCKAQRFRYKNNNMQDLEEQLKAAESARFRLIATDGVFSMDGYIANLPAICDLADKYDALVMVDDSHAVGFMGAHGKGTHEFHDVMERIDILTGTLGKALGGASGGYTSGRKEVIDLLRQRSRPYLFSNSVAPPIVAASIKAIDLLTASTELRDKLEANTKHFRAGISQVGFDVLPGEHPIVPIMLGDASLAAQVADALLQKGIYVIGFSYPVVPQGKARIRTQISAAHSIEDLDFAIEKFKEVREELGI; encoded by the coding sequence ATGTACGGATCGATCAAACAGGAACTGGAAAAGACGCTCGCAGAAATCAAGGACGCCGGTCTGTATAAGTCGGAGCGGATCATCACCACGCCGCAGGATGCACACATTCGCGTGGCAGCCGGTGAGCCGGTATTGAATATGTGCGCGAACAATTATCTCGGACTGGCCGAACATCCGGAGGTGATTGCAGCTGCCCACGAGGGTCTGGATCAGTGGGGTTACGGTTTGTCCTCGGTCCGGTTCATCTGTGGGACCCAGTCGATACACAAGGACCTGGAGCAGAAACTGAGTACGTTCCTGGGGACTGAAGATACGATCCTGTATACTTCGTGCTTCGATGCCAACGGCGGGCTGTTTGAGACACTGCTCACGAAAGAGGATGCGATCATTTCGGATGAGTTGAACCATGCGAGCATCATTGACGGCGTGCGGCTCTGCAAAGCGCAGCGGTTCCGCTACAAGAACAACAATATGCAGGACCTGGAAGAACAACTCAAGGCGGCTGAGTCGGCCCGCTTCCGCCTGATTGCCACCGATGGTGTGTTTTCAATGGACGGCTACATTGCGAATCTGCCGGCGATCTGTGATCTGGCGGATAAATATGATGCGCTGGTGATGGTCGACGATTCGCATGCGGTCGGTTTCATGGGAGCCCACGGCAAAGGGACGCATGAATTCCACGACGTGATGGAGCGAATTGACATTCTGACGGGAACGCTGGGCAAGGCACTCGGTGGTGCCAGCGGTGGTTACACCAGTGGTCGCAAGGAAGTGATCGATCTGCTGCGGCAGCGATCGCGTCCGTATCTGTTCTCTAATTCCGTCGCACCGCCGATTGTGGCTGCGTCGATCAAAGCCATCGACCTGCTGACCGCTTCGACGGAACTCCGCGACAAGCTGGAAGCGAACACGAAACATTTCCGCGCGGGAATCTCACAGGTCGGCTTTGATGTGCTGCCAGGCGAGCATCCGATTGTGCCCATCATGCTGGGTGATGCGTCGCTGGCGGCCCAGGTTGCCGACGCATTACTGCAGAAGGGGATCTACGTGATCGGGTTCTCGTATCCCGTCGTGCCACAGGGTAAGGCGCGCATTCGGACCCAGATTTCCGCGGCGCACTCGATTGAAGACCTCGATTTCGCGATCGAGAAATTCAAAGAGGTCCGCGAAGAGCTGGGAATTTAA
- the tdh gene encoding L-threonine 3-dehydrogenase — translation MKALVKKESKPGLWLEEVPKPTIGINDVLIKVDRTGICGTDVHIYKWDDWAQKTIPVPMVVGHEFVGEIVEVGSNVADYVPGEIVSGEGHVVCGRCRNCFAGRRHLCAHTRGVGVNRPGAFAEYISLPMTNIWHHDDSIDRDVASIFDPFGNAVHTALSFDVLGEDVLITGAGPIGVMAAAVVKHAGARHVVVTDVNPYRLELAKKMGATLALDVRDNTIANAQKELGMTEGFDVGLEMSGNPVAFRDMLNNMCHGGKIAMLGIPEKEIAIDWNIVVFNMLTLKGIYGREMYETWYKMTVMLQSGLDISPIITHRFHASEFEKGFEVMMSGQSGKVILDWNEM, via the coding sequence ATGAAGGCACTCGTAAAGAAAGAGTCAAAGCCGGGTCTCTGGCTGGAAGAAGTCCCCAAACCGACAATCGGCATCAATGATGTGCTGATCAAAGTCGATCGGACGGGGATCTGCGGCACCGATGTCCATATCTACAAATGGGACGACTGGGCACAGAAGACGATTCCGGTGCCAATGGTGGTCGGCCACGAATTTGTAGGCGAGATTGTGGAAGTCGGCTCGAACGTGGCTGATTATGTTCCCGGCGAAATCGTCAGCGGAGAAGGGCACGTGGTCTGTGGTCGCTGTCGGAACTGTTTCGCGGGACGGCGACACCTGTGTGCCCATACGCGGGGCGTGGGAGTGAATCGTCCGGGTGCGTTTGCCGAATACATTTCTCTGCCGATGACCAACATCTGGCATCATGACGACTCCATTGACCGGGATGTGGCTTCGATTTTCGACCCCTTCGGTAACGCCGTACATACGGCCCTCTCGTTTGACGTGCTGGGAGAAGACGTTCTGATTACCGGTGCAGGACCGATTGGTGTGATGGCGGCAGCTGTCGTTAAACATGCGGGAGCCCGACATGTGGTCGTCACTGATGTGAACCCGTACCGGTTGGAACTCGCGAAAAAGATGGGGGCAACACTCGCGCTGGACGTGCGGGATAATACGATTGCCAACGCCCAGAAAGAACTGGGGATGACCGAAGGCTTCGATGTGGGGCTGGAGATGTCGGGGAACCCGGTCGCGTTTCGGGACATGCTCAACAACATGTGCCACGGCGGTAAGATCGCGATGCTGGGAATCCCGGAAAAAGAGATTGCCATCGACTGGAACATTGTTGTGTTCAACATGCTGACGCTGAAAGGGATCTACGGTCGCGAAATGTACGAGACCTGGTATAAGATGACAGTCATGCTGCAGAGCGGGCTGGATATCAGTCCGATCATTACACACCGTTTTCATGCCAGCGAATTTGAAAAAGGGTTCGAGGTGATGATGTCGGGCCAGTCCGGCAAGGTGATTCTCGACTGGAATGAGATGTAA
- a CDS encoding helix-turn-helix domain-containing protein yields MAAPSPGKQTASKPAPELSPDEISGQLSQRVRTLRKERGWSLDSLSAACGVSRSMLSQIERGEANPTLAVTVRISQAFGIALGELVEAPISTSSIEVIRADDRTFHYRSDDECRIRTLSPLHLEKDVEFYEVQLHTNGKLQSAPHFKGTREFLTVEKGKIELQSGDDTTVLGPGDSASYRVDVPHTISNAGRGEAFLFLVVIYQN; encoded by the coding sequence ATGGCTGCGCCTTCGCCAGGAAAACAGACCGCCAGCAAACCTGCGCCTGAGCTCTCCCCCGATGAGATCAGCGGGCAGCTTTCGCAGCGCGTACGCACCCTGCGGAAAGAGCGTGGCTGGTCGCTCGATTCCCTCTCGGCCGCCTGCGGTGTCAGTCGTTCCATGCTGAGTCAGATCGAGCGGGGCGAAGCCAATCCCACGCTGGCCGTCACGGTGCGGATCTCACAGGCCTTCGGCATCGCCCTGGGCGAACTGGTCGAAGCACCGATTTCCACCTCATCAATTGAAGTCATCCGGGCCGACGATCGCACGTTCCATTATCGTTCCGACGACGAGTGCCGCATTCGTACGCTCTCCCCGCTGCACCTCGAAAAGGACGTCGAGTTTTATGAAGTGCAACTACACACCAACGGGAAGCTGCAAAGCGCACCCCACTTTAAGGGGACTCGCGAATTTCTGACTGTCGAAAAAGGCAAAATTGAACTGCAGTCCGGCGACGATACAACGGTGCTCGGCCCTGGCGATTCCGCCAGCTATCGGGTTGATGTGCCGCACACCATCAGTAACGCCGGCCGCGGCGAAGCCTTCCTGTTCCTGGTCGTTATCTATCAGAACTGA
- a CDS encoding bile acid:sodium symporter family protein — MLAFFRRRWFLLCITVVIACGVYAGHEGSQETLSHLKQFIRPSWLTAIVLFLMSLSLNSEHLLSSIRKPGPMFLSLATNIILLPLIAWALLPLQLTADFQIGLVIMACVPCTLCGASVWTRRGGGNDGVSLMVTMITNGACFLTVPFWILLITSREIEFDRFAMVTKLFYAAMLPVLFGQILRMNKTIKQFADRITSRLGTVALIFVLFMVLLAAVQTGYGIQTSEVGISLAAVAVVWISCIVVHVGGFFTNLLLGKTFQFHPRDQIASAIAGSQKTLPIAVFVATDASMFGNAGIPSAVFPLLMFHTSQFFIDTILADRHREKYMTSSEPESVETEAQPVSACEQ; from the coding sequence ATGCTTGCCTTTTTTCGACGCCGCTGGTTTCTGCTCTGCATTACGGTTGTAATTGCCTGCGGCGTCTATGCCGGTCACGAAGGATCGCAGGAAACGCTGTCACACTTAAAGCAGTTCATTCGCCCTTCGTGGCTGACGGCGATTGTGTTGTTTCTGATGTCACTCAGTCTCAACTCCGAGCATCTGCTCTCTTCGATCCGCAAGCCGGGACCGATGTTTCTCTCGCTGGCAACGAATATCATACTGCTGCCGTTGATTGCCTGGGCACTGCTGCCGCTACAGCTGACTGCCGACTTTCAAATTGGCCTGGTAATCATGGCGTGTGTTCCGTGCACCCTGTGTGGTGCATCGGTCTGGACCCGGCGGGGGGGCGGAAACGACGGCGTGTCGCTGATGGTGACGATGATCACCAACGGTGCCTGCTTTCTGACGGTCCCTTTCTGGATTCTGTTGATCACCTCGCGCGAAATCGAATTCGACCGCTTCGCCATGGTCACCAAGCTGTTTTATGCAGCAATGCTGCCGGTACTGTTCGGCCAGATCCTGCGGATGAACAAGACCATCAAACAGTTTGCCGATCGGATTACTTCGCGACTGGGCACCGTGGCACTGATCTTCGTGCTGTTCATGGTACTGCTGGCTGCGGTGCAGACCGGTTATGGCATTCAGACTTCGGAAGTAGGCATCTCACTGGCAGCGGTTGCGGTGGTCTGGATCAGCTGCATCGTGGTGCACGTGGGAGGTTTTTTCACCAATCTGCTGCTGGGTAAAACGTTCCAGTTTCATCCGCGGGACCAGATTGCCAGTGCGATTGCAGGGAGTCAGAAGACATTGCCGATCGCGGTCTTCGTGGCAACGGACGCGTCGATGTTTGGTAACGCGGGAATTCCGTCGGCAGTCTTTCCCCTGTTGATGTTTCACACGTCGCAGTTCTTTATCGACACGATCCTGGCTGATCGACACCGCGAAAAGTACATGACCTCGTCGGAACCGGAGTCCGTGGAAACGGAAGCACAGCCGGTCTCTGCCTGCGAGCAGTAA
- the kdsA gene encoding 3-deoxy-8-phosphooctulonate synthase, whose translation MAQNPVTIGKLQCGTQLPLLFIAGPCVIESEELVLSTAERLAEIAARDNLSLVFKCSFDKANRTSVDSFRGPGLEAGLEILAKVKQVTGLDVTTDIHEPGQAAPAAEVCRILQIPAFLARQTDLLEAASKAALKHGGVVNIKKPQFVAPEDCIHAVKKCEAFGQEQLLLTERGTTFGYGRLVNDMRCIPIMQQMGPPVIFDATHSVQTPGGKSTGGQREMIPYLARAAVACGCDGIFAETHPDPSQALSDGPNMLPLEEFARFALDLQRFRTLVNENSAL comes from the coding sequence GTGGCTCAAAACCCCGTAACGATTGGCAAGCTGCAGTGCGGCACTCAGTTACCGCTGTTGTTCATTGCCGGCCCCTGCGTAATCGAAAGCGAAGAACTGGTACTGAGCACCGCGGAGCGACTGGCCGAGATCGCCGCCCGGGATAACCTGTCACTGGTTTTTAAATGCAGCTTTGATAAAGCGAACCGAACCAGCGTCGACAGTTTCCGTGGACCGGGACTGGAAGCGGGCCTCGAGATTCTGGCGAAAGTCAAACAGGTGACGGGGCTGGATGTGACTACCGACATTCACGAACCGGGGCAGGCGGCTCCGGCGGCGGAAGTCTGTCGGATTCTGCAGATCCCTGCCTTCCTGGCACGACAGACCGATCTGCTGGAAGCGGCTTCCAAAGCAGCTCTCAAACATGGGGGTGTGGTGAATATCAAGAAGCCTCAATTCGTGGCTCCTGAAGACTGTATCCATGCCGTCAAGAAATGTGAGGCTTTCGGACAGGAACAGCTGCTGCTGACCGAACGGGGCACGACCTTCGGCTACGGTCGGCTGGTAAATGATATGCGGTGTATCCCCATCATGCAGCAGATGGGGCCGCCGGTCATCTTTGATGCGACTCACAGCGTGCAGACTCCGGGAGGCAAATCGACCGGCGGACAGCGGGAGATGATCCCCTACCTGGCCCGGGCTGCTGTTGCCTGCGGTTGTGACGGGATCTTCGCCGAGACGCATCCCGATCCCTCACAGGCGCTCAGTGACGGCCCGAATATGCTGCCGCTGGAAGAGTTTGCCCGTTTTGCGCTGGATTTGCAGCGGTTTCGTACCCTGGTGAATGAAAACAGCGCCCTTTAA